The following coding sequences lie in one Opisthocomus hoazin isolate bOpiHoa1 chromosome 7, bOpiHoa1.hap1, whole genome shotgun sequence genomic window:
- the PHRF1 gene encoding PHD and RING finger domain-containing protein 1 isoform X1: MDDDSQDELINKNAAVLKGKRQRLALLSETESSGEDSCDSEDDTGSEEEKDDTKEEGGEEDKEESEDEELEDGKVNDEEEEEEKETEDSETCPICLNTFRDQAVGTPENCSHEFCLDCIVEWSKNVNSCPVDRILFNYISVRAHFGGKILKKIPVDNPITRGNDGEDDPTFCEVCGRSDREDRLLLCDGCDAGYHMECLNPPLSEVPVEEWFCPACAPVGMGAAADTDHVSEEEDAALVADVIATTSGLRPHVRTRAIARTRQSERVRATVNRNRITTAQQIQHVPRYLTSSLVDETIEAVVAGLNTAIYQRPLTPWAPTRQKRKRGRRKKVGGKKRTQTKSSAAKKSSGIQLKRRKRLIKKRRGKKQRMKNEVTTRSRIARTLGLSKPVRGASIPSMYKPTEPSLGVMRADIGAASLSVFGDPYELDPYESNEEVPANPDSPVSAKRRVLSQSALRSHRPVARPISVGLSRSSVPALSPDQEAEAAPVPDLLGSILSGQSFLMMSSSDVVINRDGSLTAKNIAPLHRKSANDSRVDDGSGHNTQPSTVHSGITASSSVAGPSVSSGLSTHTRPSSSSLFSSPSLSRIEPAANPAQTTSEKATVKSEYSMTPRSVQTQNIATLSRHGSKSDEMPRFNGNSKNCAPTDSSSKPLSCNLNYGSKAVTVRQPLKPLPKRIDIFELPRIPKIKKEMSSNQVEPEPAGSQSYDIPSSCITQLTGKESTNQPGKGSKMESQKSNAKESQQQTRTSGVSFSTSTGMYSSSSLMDTSRSKGPSSFESFKINIPGNAGHPSRLPNPGFCNTFRPVDEKVEQKESPSPLFSVKKKQVKSEIYDPFEPTGSDSSSASSSPERLGSGIPLTNITRTISIENPKVQTFQTVRRFTPYRADNIFGSGADSDVPSSNTESHDDVAVESRIVEQISDTEERDNMDEEDFLSSPCTSSAAKQISNAECLKEESRGGPNVFFNAEELIRPKINVKLEPDSPSKNDGQQKVQKVEQTKRRSRSRSCSNSSSRSKKIKRKMAVVKGHKRSWSGSRDRAHSRDRSSRSTSWSCGEERSKTHTLKSKSRRSSTDRSSSHERPKKKKRKEKTKDKKGKTSWSREKRKSRSRSGSLGSTSEFYENRKKRRRSQSRSRWRERSRSNSIERTKRRKHRRDKSCERYDKDSSLRSRGRKRSRSRSQERRKWRSRSASRSREHKSSKPKEKRPRLRSRSKERKRRSKETSLPPPPEKDQKPSVENVSRCPEQPHSFRQEPKEELVLEELSITIQPNVKLEEMQSESLVQLREAQETTNVEPICQEVTSEATFPVPEVTNICVPVGNVDSFAETELKSSSDPAVLGSCSNTNLEITVKIEDTALCPSLMEPPPKKEVIMHTPAEAAPIQSSSKSKITDCVKEVKDECLVSNEKTSDFSKPELEVVPQGPALKSKAPVKRVTWNLQEEESSRLSAEKAPRMPFYRLQRAKEGAWKAEDLNQTLYQVQLNEPPPTNYMIPEPMFPDLDSSQVYCQNIPLMPALPSSLPPYAPVSQPTVQFIMQGSLPALGCMVGQSLTPEPGSLVTASEPGIQAASVGNAEEKIKAPKPPVDKTKNEEYMKKLHMQERAVEEVKLAIKPFYQKREITKEEYKNILRKAVQKICHSKSGEINPVKVANLVKAYVEKYKHMRKHKKSNGEDTREVEN, encoded by the exons ATGGATGATGACAGCCAGGATGAACTGATAAACAAAAATGCTGCAGTACTCAAGGGCAAAAGACAGCGTCTCGCGCTcctcagcgaaacag aaagcaGTGGTGAAGATAGCTGTGATTCAGAAGATGATACCGGAAGTGAGGAGGAAAAAGATGACACCAAGGAAGAAGGAGGTgaggaggacaaggaagaaagtGAAGATGAAGAATTAGAAG ATGGCAAAGTCAAtgatgaagaagaggaagaggagaaagaaactgAGGATAGCGAAACGTGCCCCATTTGCCTCAACACGTTTAGGGATCAGGCTGTTGGGACTCCTGAGAACTGTTCTCATGAATTCTGCCTGGACTGCATCGTGGAGTGGTCTAAG aatgtAAACTCCTGTCCGGTGGATAGAATCCTCTTTAACTACATTAGCGTTCGGGCACATTTTGGTGGTAAAATCCTAAAAAAG ATTCCTGTTGACAACCCGATAACTCGGGGTAATGATGGAGAGGATGATCCAACCTTCTGTGAGGTGTGTGGCAGAAGTGACCGCGAGGATCGCCTGCTGCTCTGTGACGGCTGTGATGCAGG GTACCATATGGAATGCCTTAATCCACCTCTGAGTGAAGTCCCTGTAGAGGAATGGTTCTGTCCAGCCTGTGCCCCCGTGGGCATGGGTGCTGCTGCAG ATACAGATCATGTCAGTGAAGAAGAGGATGCTGCCCTCGTGGCTGATGTTATTGCTACCACCAGTGGGCTACGCCCTCATGTCCGAACCCGAGCTATAGCCAGAACTCGACAGAGTGAACGAGTTAGAGCAACAGTGAACAGAAACCGGATAACAACAGCGCAACAAATTCAG CACGTGCCAAGGTACCTCACGTCCTCTCTTGTGGATGAAACAATTGAGGCAGTTGTCGCAGGCCTAAACACAGCCATCTACCAGCGTCCTCTTACACCATGGGCTCCTActagacagaaaagaaaaagag GTAGGAGGAAGAAAGTAGGAGGCAAAAAAAGAACTCAGACAAAATCTTCTGCTGCAAAGAAGAGTTCAGGGATACAGCTGAAGAGACGCAAGCGTCTGATaaagaagagaaggggaaaaaagcagaga ATGAAAAATGAGGTTACTACTCGCTCCCGTATTGCAAGAACTCTTGGTCTTAGTAAACCTGTGCGTGGGGCCTCGATTCCTTCCATGTACAAACCAACGGAGCCCTCGCTTGGTGTGATGAGAGCAGATATCGGTGCAGCCTCTCTGTCTGTGTTTGGAGATCCATATGAGTTGGATCCTTATGAAAG TAACGAAGAGGTTCCAGCAAATCCAGATTCACCAGTGAGTGCCAAAAGGAGAGTTCTCTCCCAGTCAGCACTGAGGTCTCACCGTCCTGTGGCTAGACCTATTTCTGTGGGACTTTCCAG AAGCAGTGTACCTGCCTTGAGTCCTGATCAAGAAGCAGAAGCTGCCCCTGTGCCTGATCTGTTGGGAAGTATCCTGTCTGGACAGAGCTTTCTCATGATGAGTAGTTCAGATGTGGTCATCAACAGAGATGGTTCACTGACGGCGAAGAACATAG CTCCACTTCACAGAAAATCAGCAAATGACTCAAGAGTGGATGATGGTTCAGGACACAACACCCAACCGAGTACAGTGCACTCAGGGATCACAGCAAGCAGCTCCGTTGCTGGACCTTCAGTTTCCTCGGGGCTCAGTACTCACACCAGACCCTCCTCCTCAAGCTTGTTTTCATCGCCTTCACTGAGCAGGATTGAGCCTGCAGCAAACCCTGCACAGACTACATCAGAAAAGGCAACTGTAAAATCAGAATATTCAATGACACCCAGGTCCGTTCAGACTCAGAATATAGCTACCCTGAGCAGGCATGGCTCCAAGTCAGATGAAATGCCCAGATTTAATGGAAACTCTAAAAACTGTGCACCCACTGACTCGTCTTCAAAGCCCCTGAGCTGTAATTTGAATTATggctcaaaagctgtaactgtgAGGCAGCCATTAAAACCACTTCCCAAGAGAATTGATATCTTTGAGCTTCCCAGGATACCAAAGATTAAAAAGGAAATGAGCAGCAATCAGGTGGAGCCAGAACCTGCAGGAAGCCAAAGCTATGACATCCCCAGCTCCTGTATAACGCAGCTGACTGGCAAAGAGAGCACTAATCAGCCGGGAAAGGGTAGCAAGATGGAAAGTCAGAAGTCAAATGCCAAAGAATCTCAGCAACAAACACGTACAAGTGGAGTGTCTTTTTCTACCAGTACAGGCATGTATAGCAGTTCATCACTAATGGACACTTCAAGGAGCAAAGGCCCAAGCTCTTTCGAGAGTTTTAAAATCAATATTCCTGGAAACGCAGGACATCCCAGCAGACTGCCTAACCCAGGATTCTGTAACACCTTCCGACCTGTGGATGAGAAAGTGGAACAGAAAGAGAGTCCTTCACCTCTTTTCTCAGTTAAGAAAAAGCAGGTCAAAAGTGAAATATATGATCCCTTTGAGCCAACAGGATCGGACTCGAGTTCAGCAAGCAGCAGTCCTGAAAGGCTTGGCTCAGGGATCCCGCTAACTAATATTACCAGGACTATTTCCATTGAAAATCCGAAAGTTCAAACATTTCAAACTGTCCGTCGTTTCACCCCTTACAGGGCAGATAATATATTTGGATCTGGGGCTGACTCTGACGTACCATCTAGTAACACCGAGTCTCACGATGATGTGGCAGTAGAAAGCAGGATTGTAGAACAGATCTCTGATACAGAGGAACGAGACAATATGGATGAGGAAGACTTTCTAAGCAGTCCTTGCACTTCATCTGCCGCTAAGCAAATTTCTAATGCGGAGTGTTTAAAGGAGGAAAGCAGAGGCGGCCCTAATGTGTTCTTTAATGCTGAAGAATTGATTAGACCTAAAATTAATGTGAAACTAGAACCAGATAGTCCCTCAAAGAATGATGGGCAGCAGAAAGTCCAAAAGGTAGAACAAACAAAGAGGCGATCGCGTTCCAGATCCTGTTCAAACTCTAGCTCCCGAAGCAAGAAGATCAAAAGGAAAATGGCAGTTGTCAAAGGGCATAAGAGATCCTGGTCAGGGTCTAGGGATAGAGCACACTCAAGGGACCGAAGCTCCAGATCTACCTCCTGGTCATGTGGAGAAGAGCGTAGCAAAACGCACACATTAAAATCCAAGAGCAGGAGGTCTTCTACTGACCGTTCTAGCAGTCATGAACgacctaaaaaaaagaaaaggaaggagaaaaccaaggataaaaagggaaaaacttCTTGgtcaagggagaaaaggaaatctAGGTCGCGTTCAGGTAGTCTTGGAAGTACTTCTGAGTTTtatgaaaacaggaagaaaagaagacgGTCTCAATCAAGATCAAGATGGAGGGAACGTTCCCGATCAAATAGCATTGAGAGGACTAAAAGGCGGAAACACAGGAGAGACAAAAGCTGTGAGAGGTATGATAAAGATAGTAGCTTGAGGTCAAGGGGCAGAAAGAGATCGAGATCCAGGTCTCAGGAGAGGAGAAAGTGGAGGTCTCGGTCTGCATCTCGATCTCGGGAGCACAAAAGCagcaaaccaaaggaaaaaagaccACGATTGAGATCACGTTCCAAAGAAAGAAAACGCAGATCAAAAGAGACCTCGCTTCCTCCTCCACCAGAAAAGGATCAAAAGCCTTCAGTTGAGAATGTGTCCAGGTGTCCGGAGCAGCCCCATTCCTTCAGACAAGAGCCAAAGGAGGAGCTAGTGTTGGAAGAGCTTTCCATAACCATCCAACCAAATGTGAAACTCGAGGAAATGCAGTCCGAGAGTCTGGTTCAACTGAGAGAGGCCCAAGAAACTACAAACGTAGAGCCCATCTGTCAGGAAGTGACCAGTGAAGCTACATTCCCTGTGCCAGAGGTCACAAACATTTGTGTTCCAGTTGGCAATGTGGATTCTTTTGCTGAAACAGAATTAAAGAGTAGTAGTGATCCAGCAGTGCTTGGTAGCTGTAGCAATACAAACCTTGAGATTACAGTTAAAATAGAAGACACTGCATTATGTCCATCTCTGATGGAACCACCCCCAAAGAAGGAAGTTATCATGCACACTCCAGCTGAGGCTGCACCAATTCAAAGCTCGTCCAAAAGCAAAATAACAGATTGTGTGAAGGAGGTTAAAGACGAGTGCCTTGTGTCAAATGAGAAAACCAGTGATTTCAGTAAGCCTGAACTGGAGGTGGTACCTCAGGGTCCTGCATTAAAATCAaaagcaccagtgaaaagagttaCCTGGAATCTTcaagaggaagaaagcagcagattgTCTGCCGAAAAAGCTCCAA GGATGCCGTTTTACAGACTTCAGCGAGCAAAAGAAGGGGCCTGGAAAGCGGAGGACTTGAACCAAACGTTATATCAGGTGCAGTTAAATGAGCCTCCTCCAACCAATTATATGATTCCTGAGCCTATGTTTCCTGATCTAGATTCCTCTCAG GTGTACTGTCAAAATATACCTTTGATGCCAGCTCTGCCCTCAAGCCTTCCCCCCTATGCCCCTGTCAGCCAGCCCACGGTTCAGTTTATCATGCAGGGTAGTCttccagcacttggctgcatGGTAGGACAGAGCCTGACTCCGGAGCCGGGCAGCCTGGTTACGGCATCTGAACCAGGAATCCAAGCTGCTTCTGttggaaatgcagaagaaaagatcAAAGCACCCAAACCTCCAGTGGATAAAACAAAAAACGAGGAA TACATGAAGAAGCTTCACATGCAGGAAAGGGCTGTGGAAGAAGTGAAACTTGCTATTAAACCTTTTTACCAGAAGAGGGAGATTACAAAGGAGGAGTACAAGAACATTCTTCGGAAAGCAGTGCAAAAG ATCTGCCACAGCAAAAGTGGAGAGATCAACCCTGTGAAGGTGGCTAATCTGGTGAAGGCATATGTGGAAAAATACAAACATATGAGGAAACATAAGAAGTCTAATGGTGAAGATACACGTGAAGTGGAAAACTGA
- the PHRF1 gene encoding PHD and RING finger domain-containing protein 1 isoform X3 → MDDDSQDELINKNAAVLKGKRQRLALLSETESSGEDSCDSEDDTGSEEEKDDTKEEGGEEDKEESEDEELEDGKVNDEEEEEEKETEDSETCPICLNTFRDQAVGTPENCSHEFCLDCIVEWSKNVNSCPVDRILFNYISVRAHFGGKILKKIPVDNPITRGNDGEDDPTFCEVCGRSDREDRLLLCDGCDAGYHMECLNPPLSEVPVEEWFCPACAPVGMGAAADTDHVSEEEDAALVADVIATTSGLRPHVRTRAIARTRQSERVRATVNRNRITTAQQIQHVPRYLTSSLVDETIEAVVAGLNTAIYQRPLTPWAPTRQKRKRGRRKKVGGKKRTQTKSSAAKKSSGIQLKRRKRLIKKRRGKKQRMKNEVTTRSRIARTLGLSKPVRGASIPSMYKPTEPSLGVMRADIGAASLSVFGDPYELDPYESNEEVPANPDSPVSAKRRVLSQSALRSHRPVARPISVGLSRSSVPALSPDQEAEAAPVPDLLGSILSGQSFLMMSSSDVVINRDGSLTAKNIAPLHRKSANDSRVDDGSGHNTQPSTVHSGITASSSVAGPSVSSGLSTHTRPSSSSLFSSPSLSRIEPAANPAQTTSEKATVKSEYSMTPRSVQTQNIATLSRHGSKSDEMPRFNGNSKNCAPTDSSSKPLSCNLNYGSKAVTVRQPLKPLPKRIDIFELPRIPKIKKEMSSNQVEPEPAGSQSYDIPSSCITQLTGKESTNQPGKGSKMESQKSNAKESQQQTRTSGVSFSTSTGMYSSSSLMDTSRSKGPSSFESFKINIPGNAGHPSRLPNPGFCNTFRPVDEKVEQKESPSPLFSVKKKQVKSEIYDPFEPTGSDSSSASSSPERLGSGIPLTNITRTISIENPKVQTFQTVRRFTPYRADNIFGSGADSDVPSSNTESHDDVAVESRIVEQISDTEERDNMDEEDFLSSPCTSSAAKQISNAECLKEESRGGPNVFFNAEELIRPKINVKLEPDSPSKNDGQQKVQKVEQTKRRSRSRSCSNSSSRSKKIKRKMAVVKGHKRSWSGSRDRAHSRDRSSRSTSWSCGEERSKTHTLKSKSRRSSTDRSSSHERPKKKKRKEKTKDKKGKTSWSREKRKSRSRSGSLGSTSEFYENRKKRRRSQSRSRWRERSRSNSIERTKRRKHRRDKSCERYDKDSSLRSRGRKRSRSRSQERRKWRSRSASRSREHKSSKPKEKRPRLRSRSKERKRRSKETSLPPPPEKDQKPSVENVSRCPEQPHSFRQEPKEELVLEELSITIQPNVKLEEMQSESLVQLREAQETTNVEPICQEVTSEATFPVPEVTNICVPVGNVDSFAETELKSSSDPAVLGSCSNTNLEITVKIEDTALCPSLMEPPPKKEVIMHTPAEAAPIQSSSKSKITDCVKEVKDECLVSNEKTSDFSKPELEVVPQGPALKSKAPVKRVTWNLQEEESSRLSAEKAPRMPFYRLQRAKEGAWKAEDLNQTLYQVYCQNIPLMPALPSSLPPYAPVSQPTVQFIMQGSLPALGCMVGQSLTPEPGSLVTASEPGIQAASVGNAEEKIKAPKPPVDKTKNEEYMKKLHMQERAVEEVKLAIKPFYQKREITKEEYKNILRKAVQKICHSKSGEINPVKVANLVKAYVEKYKHMRKHKKSNGEDTREVEN, encoded by the exons ATGGATGATGACAGCCAGGATGAACTGATAAACAAAAATGCTGCAGTACTCAAGGGCAAAAGACAGCGTCTCGCGCTcctcagcgaaacag aaagcaGTGGTGAAGATAGCTGTGATTCAGAAGATGATACCGGAAGTGAGGAGGAAAAAGATGACACCAAGGAAGAAGGAGGTgaggaggacaaggaagaaagtGAAGATGAAGAATTAGAAG ATGGCAAAGTCAAtgatgaagaagaggaagaggagaaagaaactgAGGATAGCGAAACGTGCCCCATTTGCCTCAACACGTTTAGGGATCAGGCTGTTGGGACTCCTGAGAACTGTTCTCATGAATTCTGCCTGGACTGCATCGTGGAGTGGTCTAAG aatgtAAACTCCTGTCCGGTGGATAGAATCCTCTTTAACTACATTAGCGTTCGGGCACATTTTGGTGGTAAAATCCTAAAAAAG ATTCCTGTTGACAACCCGATAACTCGGGGTAATGATGGAGAGGATGATCCAACCTTCTGTGAGGTGTGTGGCAGAAGTGACCGCGAGGATCGCCTGCTGCTCTGTGACGGCTGTGATGCAGG GTACCATATGGAATGCCTTAATCCACCTCTGAGTGAAGTCCCTGTAGAGGAATGGTTCTGTCCAGCCTGTGCCCCCGTGGGCATGGGTGCTGCTGCAG ATACAGATCATGTCAGTGAAGAAGAGGATGCTGCCCTCGTGGCTGATGTTATTGCTACCACCAGTGGGCTACGCCCTCATGTCCGAACCCGAGCTATAGCCAGAACTCGACAGAGTGAACGAGTTAGAGCAACAGTGAACAGAAACCGGATAACAACAGCGCAACAAATTCAG CACGTGCCAAGGTACCTCACGTCCTCTCTTGTGGATGAAACAATTGAGGCAGTTGTCGCAGGCCTAAACACAGCCATCTACCAGCGTCCTCTTACACCATGGGCTCCTActagacagaaaagaaaaagag GTAGGAGGAAGAAAGTAGGAGGCAAAAAAAGAACTCAGACAAAATCTTCTGCTGCAAAGAAGAGTTCAGGGATACAGCTGAAGAGACGCAAGCGTCTGATaaagaagagaaggggaaaaaagcagaga ATGAAAAATGAGGTTACTACTCGCTCCCGTATTGCAAGAACTCTTGGTCTTAGTAAACCTGTGCGTGGGGCCTCGATTCCTTCCATGTACAAACCAACGGAGCCCTCGCTTGGTGTGATGAGAGCAGATATCGGTGCAGCCTCTCTGTCTGTGTTTGGAGATCCATATGAGTTGGATCCTTATGAAAG TAACGAAGAGGTTCCAGCAAATCCAGATTCACCAGTGAGTGCCAAAAGGAGAGTTCTCTCCCAGTCAGCACTGAGGTCTCACCGTCCTGTGGCTAGACCTATTTCTGTGGGACTTTCCAG AAGCAGTGTACCTGCCTTGAGTCCTGATCAAGAAGCAGAAGCTGCCCCTGTGCCTGATCTGTTGGGAAGTATCCTGTCTGGACAGAGCTTTCTCATGATGAGTAGTTCAGATGTGGTCATCAACAGAGATGGTTCACTGACGGCGAAGAACATAG CTCCACTTCACAGAAAATCAGCAAATGACTCAAGAGTGGATGATGGTTCAGGACACAACACCCAACCGAGTACAGTGCACTCAGGGATCACAGCAAGCAGCTCCGTTGCTGGACCTTCAGTTTCCTCGGGGCTCAGTACTCACACCAGACCCTCCTCCTCAAGCTTGTTTTCATCGCCTTCACTGAGCAGGATTGAGCCTGCAGCAAACCCTGCACAGACTACATCAGAAAAGGCAACTGTAAAATCAGAATATTCAATGACACCCAGGTCCGTTCAGACTCAGAATATAGCTACCCTGAGCAGGCATGGCTCCAAGTCAGATGAAATGCCCAGATTTAATGGAAACTCTAAAAACTGTGCACCCACTGACTCGTCTTCAAAGCCCCTGAGCTGTAATTTGAATTATggctcaaaagctgtaactgtgAGGCAGCCATTAAAACCACTTCCCAAGAGAATTGATATCTTTGAGCTTCCCAGGATACCAAAGATTAAAAAGGAAATGAGCAGCAATCAGGTGGAGCCAGAACCTGCAGGAAGCCAAAGCTATGACATCCCCAGCTCCTGTATAACGCAGCTGACTGGCAAAGAGAGCACTAATCAGCCGGGAAAGGGTAGCAAGATGGAAAGTCAGAAGTCAAATGCCAAAGAATCTCAGCAACAAACACGTACAAGTGGAGTGTCTTTTTCTACCAGTACAGGCATGTATAGCAGTTCATCACTAATGGACACTTCAAGGAGCAAAGGCCCAAGCTCTTTCGAGAGTTTTAAAATCAATATTCCTGGAAACGCAGGACATCCCAGCAGACTGCCTAACCCAGGATTCTGTAACACCTTCCGACCTGTGGATGAGAAAGTGGAACAGAAAGAGAGTCCTTCACCTCTTTTCTCAGTTAAGAAAAAGCAGGTCAAAAGTGAAATATATGATCCCTTTGAGCCAACAGGATCGGACTCGAGTTCAGCAAGCAGCAGTCCTGAAAGGCTTGGCTCAGGGATCCCGCTAACTAATATTACCAGGACTATTTCCATTGAAAATCCGAAAGTTCAAACATTTCAAACTGTCCGTCGTTTCACCCCTTACAGGGCAGATAATATATTTGGATCTGGGGCTGACTCTGACGTACCATCTAGTAACACCGAGTCTCACGATGATGTGGCAGTAGAAAGCAGGATTGTAGAACAGATCTCTGATACAGAGGAACGAGACAATATGGATGAGGAAGACTTTCTAAGCAGTCCTTGCACTTCATCTGCCGCTAAGCAAATTTCTAATGCGGAGTGTTTAAAGGAGGAAAGCAGAGGCGGCCCTAATGTGTTCTTTAATGCTGAAGAATTGATTAGACCTAAAATTAATGTGAAACTAGAACCAGATAGTCCCTCAAAGAATGATGGGCAGCAGAAAGTCCAAAAGGTAGAACAAACAAAGAGGCGATCGCGTTCCAGATCCTGTTCAAACTCTAGCTCCCGAAGCAAGAAGATCAAAAGGAAAATGGCAGTTGTCAAAGGGCATAAGAGATCCTGGTCAGGGTCTAGGGATAGAGCACACTCAAGGGACCGAAGCTCCAGATCTACCTCCTGGTCATGTGGAGAAGAGCGTAGCAAAACGCACACATTAAAATCCAAGAGCAGGAGGTCTTCTACTGACCGTTCTAGCAGTCATGAACgacctaaaaaaaagaaaaggaaggagaaaaccaaggataaaaagggaaaaacttCTTGgtcaagggagaaaaggaaatctAGGTCGCGTTCAGGTAGTCTTGGAAGTACTTCTGAGTTTtatgaaaacaggaagaaaagaagacgGTCTCAATCAAGATCAAGATGGAGGGAACGTTCCCGATCAAATAGCATTGAGAGGACTAAAAGGCGGAAACACAGGAGAGACAAAAGCTGTGAGAGGTATGATAAAGATAGTAGCTTGAGGTCAAGGGGCAGAAAGAGATCGAGATCCAGGTCTCAGGAGAGGAGAAAGTGGAGGTCTCGGTCTGCATCTCGATCTCGGGAGCACAAAAGCagcaaaccaaaggaaaaaagaccACGATTGAGATCACGTTCCAAAGAAAGAAAACGCAGATCAAAAGAGACCTCGCTTCCTCCTCCACCAGAAAAGGATCAAAAGCCTTCAGTTGAGAATGTGTCCAGGTGTCCGGAGCAGCCCCATTCCTTCAGACAAGAGCCAAAGGAGGAGCTAGTGTTGGAAGAGCTTTCCATAACCATCCAACCAAATGTGAAACTCGAGGAAATGCAGTCCGAGAGTCTGGTTCAACTGAGAGAGGCCCAAGAAACTACAAACGTAGAGCCCATCTGTCAGGAAGTGACCAGTGAAGCTACATTCCCTGTGCCAGAGGTCACAAACATTTGTGTTCCAGTTGGCAATGTGGATTCTTTTGCTGAAACAGAATTAAAGAGTAGTAGTGATCCAGCAGTGCTTGGTAGCTGTAGCAATACAAACCTTGAGATTACAGTTAAAATAGAAGACACTGCATTATGTCCATCTCTGATGGAACCACCCCCAAAGAAGGAAGTTATCATGCACACTCCAGCTGAGGCTGCACCAATTCAAAGCTCGTCCAAAAGCAAAATAACAGATTGTGTGAAGGAGGTTAAAGACGAGTGCCTTGTGTCAAATGAGAAAACCAGTGATTTCAGTAAGCCTGAACTGGAGGTGGTACCTCAGGGTCCTGCATTAAAATCAaaagcaccagtgaaaagagttaCCTGGAATCTTcaagaggaagaaagcagcagattgTCTGCCGAAAAAGCTCCAA GGATGCCGTTTTACAGACTTCAGCGAGCAAAAGAAGGGGCCTGGAAAGCGGAGGACTTGAACCAAACGTTATATCAG GTGTACTGTCAAAATATACCTTTGATGCCAGCTCTGCCCTCAAGCCTTCCCCCCTATGCCCCTGTCAGCCAGCCCACGGTTCAGTTTATCATGCAGGGTAGTCttccagcacttggctgcatGGTAGGACAGAGCCTGACTCCGGAGCCGGGCAGCCTGGTTACGGCATCTGAACCAGGAATCCAAGCTGCTTCTGttggaaatgcagaagaaaagatcAAAGCACCCAAACCTCCAGTGGATAAAACAAAAAACGAGGAA TACATGAAGAAGCTTCACATGCAGGAAAGGGCTGTGGAAGAAGTGAAACTTGCTATTAAACCTTTTTACCAGAAGAGGGAGATTACAAAGGAGGAGTACAAGAACATTCTTCGGAAAGCAGTGCAAAAG ATCTGCCACAGCAAAAGTGGAGAGATCAACCCTGTGAAGGTGGCTAATCTGGTGAAGGCATATGTGGAAAAATACAAACATATGAGGAAACATAAGAAGTCTAATGGTGAAGATACACGTGAAGTGGAAAACTGA